In Desulfopila inferna, a single window of DNA contains:
- a CDS encoding DUF58 domain-containing protein, whose translation MENGFTKEILKKVRQIEVRTNRLVNDSLAGSYHSVFKGRGMNFDEVREYVPGDDIRTIDWNVTARTGVAHIKKFVEERELTIMLLIDISASGEFGSSALSKREMMAELGSVLAFSAVRNNDKVGLILFTDFIELYIPPQKGRTHILRVIREILFFTPERKETDLRVPLDFVNRVIKRKCVAFLISDFCLGEDFDGTLARLSHTLRIGSKRHDLISLMVSDPRETELPDIGRITLEDAESGHQVELNTSDPAVRRGYREIAEENRRKIHHTIRSAGVDLLDLSTAVSYLPPLLGFFGARRRRMRR comes from the coding sequence ATGGAAAACGGATTCACCAAAGAGATCCTGAAGAAGGTCAGACAGATAGAAGTACGCACCAATCGTCTGGTCAATGACAGTCTCGCCGGAAGCTACCACTCCGTCTTCAAGGGCCGGGGCATGAATTTCGACGAAGTCAGGGAATATGTGCCGGGGGACGATATCCGCACCATCGACTGGAATGTGACGGCCCGGACAGGTGTCGCCCATATCAAGAAATTCGTGGAGGAGCGTGAACTCACGATCATGCTGCTGATCGACATCAGCGCCTCCGGCGAATTCGGCTCATCCGCCTTGTCCAAGAGGGAGATGATGGCGGAGCTCGGCTCGGTGCTGGCCTTCTCCGCTGTACGCAACAACGACAAAGTCGGGCTTATTCTGTTCACCGACTTTATCGAACTCTATATCCCGCCGCAGAAGGGCCGCACCCATATTCTCCGGGTTATCAGGGAAATTCTCTTTTTTACGCCGGAACGAAAAGAGACGGACCTCCGCGTCCCCCTCGATTTCGTCAACAGGGTGATCAAGCGGAAATGCGTGGCCTTCCTGATCTCCGACTTTTGCCTTGGTGAGGACTTTGATGGTACTCTGGCCCGGCTCTCGCACACTCTGAGGATCGGCAGTAAACGGCACGACCTTATCAGCCTTATGGTTTCAGACCCCAGAGAAACTGAGTTGCCCGACATCGGCAGGATCACTCTGGAAGATGCGGAAAGCGGACATCAGGTGGAGCTCAATACCTCCGATCCGGCAGTACGCCGCGGCTATCGCGAAATCGCCGAAGAAAACCGGCGCAAGATACACCACACCATTCGTTCGGCCGGTGTTGACCTGCTCGATCTTTCCACTGCAGTATCCTACCTGCCGCCGCTGTTGGGCTTTTTCGGAGCACGCCGGAGGAGGATGCGTCGATGA
- a CDS encoding PQQ-dependent sugar dehydrogenase: MKKIIVLICCIFFGSVDVLYSLPLQSRNITVNGYSSELQVPLGMTVEYVANIGRPRAIALGPDGEMLIGSRGATIYRIPYPYSEAEILVTLQGYIHSAAYKEGRIYAAETGAVLAADYQGASTSLTAADFIEVTSLPSATGGHSSRTIIAGPDDRLYVGLGISGNCSDEYLDNSYPFETRRGGVFVLDAHDNLQRFSSGLRNPIGLAFHPQTDELYATNAGPDHLGYDMPPEIFSPLAPDSFHGMPWFYYYDGSFREAGCAASTPPRPASQATAPAALFPPRSTPMGLAFLQESSLGREYDGSAVVAVHGSWATSPGGEPESRRPPQLSLVVFENGDAVRVEDLVTGFQRSDGSRFARPAGVAVGEDGHIYFTSDGGEVNGLFRLVPENSGRSISSIYGLLLDNQ; the protein is encoded by the coding sequence ATGAAAAAAATTATCGTGCTGATCTGCTGTATTTTCTTCGGTTCGGTTGACGTGCTCTATTCTCTGCCTCTGCAGAGCCGGAATATAACCGTCAACGGCTATTCCAGCGAACTGCAGGTTCCACTGGGCATGACCGTCGAGTATGTGGCCAATATTGGTCGTCCGCGAGCTATTGCCCTGGGACCTGACGGAGAGATGCTCATCGGCTCCCGAGGGGCCACCATCTATCGTATTCCATATCCCTATAGTGAGGCGGAAATTTTAGTGACCCTCCAGGGCTATATTCATAGTGCGGCCTATAAAGAGGGAAGAATTTATGCTGCGGAAACAGGAGCCGTGCTGGCGGCAGATTATCAAGGAGCATCGACTAGTCTGACCGCAGCGGATTTTATAGAAGTAACTTCACTTCCCTCGGCGACCGGTGGGCATTCGAGCAGGACTATCATTGCCGGGCCCGATGACCGTCTCTATGTGGGGCTTGGCATCAGCGGCAACTGCTCAGATGAGTATCTCGATAACAGTTATCCTTTTGAAACAAGAAGAGGCGGAGTTTTTGTCCTTGATGCGCATGATAATCTTCAACGCTTTTCTTCCGGCCTGCGTAATCCCATAGGTTTGGCCTTCCACCCGCAGACCGATGAGTTGTATGCGACCAATGCCGGGCCGGATCACCTGGGATATGACATGCCGCCGGAGATATTTTCTCCGCTCGCCCCCGATTCCTTTCATGGAATGCCCTGGTTCTACTATTATGACGGGAGCTTCCGGGAGGCAGGCTGTGCGGCAAGTACGCCTCCGCGGCCGGCTTCGCAGGCCACTGCTCCGGCTGCCCTGTTTCCGCCGCGTTCGACCCCGATGGGATTGGCTTTCCTGCAGGAATCCAGCCTGGGGAGAGAGTATGACGGCAGTGCGGTTGTGGCCGTTCATGGTTCCTGGGCTACTTCTCCGGGTGGCGAGCCGGAGTCGCGCAGACCCCCTCAGCTTTCTCTGGTGGTTTTTGAAAACGGCGACGCTGTCCGAGTTGAAGATCTTGTGACCGGCTTTCAGCGCAGTGACGGCAGCAGATTTGCCAGACCAGCCGGTGTTGCTGTCGGTGAGGACGGCCACATCTATTTCACCAGTGATGGAGGAGAGGTTAATGGTCTCTTCAGGCTTGTTCCTGAGAATTCGGGCCGTTCGATTTCTTCTATTTACGGTCTTCTGCTGGATAATCAATGA
- a CDS encoding AAA family ATPase produces the protein MWKNNNEQAVAAYPPQPENFDGKQSHQDVYGSIAKINEAVRASAVWLDPFRRQMAKAVIGQSDLVERLLVGLLTGGHVLLEGLPGLAKTLSVKTLAMTIHSDFRRIQFTPDMLPADIIGTEIYNPRDTAFEIKKGPIFASIILADEINRAPAKVQSALLEAMQEKQVTIGDQTFQLPELFLVLATQNPIEQEGTYPLPEAQMDRFMLKTIVGYPSMAEERRILDEVERTDRTVKVSPVISPEDILAARKIVDTIYIDDKIKDYIISLVCATRDPRAFKLDLHEYIETGASPRATINLKAVARALAYLAGRGFVTPDDVKSAACDVLRHRIRISYEAEAEDISSEDIIRKILDSIPVP, from the coding sequence ATGTGGAAAAATAATAACGAGCAGGCTGTGGCTGCATACCCGCCACAGCCGGAAAATTTTGACGGGAAACAATCTCATCAGGACGTCTACGGCTCCATTGCCAAGATAAATGAAGCAGTCAGGGCCAGCGCAGTCTGGCTGGATCCCTTTCGGCGGCAGATGGCAAAAGCGGTTATCGGCCAGAGTGATCTTGTCGAGCGTTTGTTGGTGGGCCTGCTCACCGGCGGCCATGTCCTCCTGGAGGGATTGCCGGGACTGGCCAAAACACTCTCCGTGAAAACTCTGGCGATGACGATCCACTCGGACTTCAGGCGAATCCAATTTACCCCGGATATGCTGCCGGCGGATATCATCGGCACCGAGATATATAACCCCAGAGACACAGCTTTTGAGATCAAAAAAGGCCCGATTTTCGCCTCGATCATCCTGGCCGACGAAATCAACAGAGCACCGGCCAAGGTGCAGTCTGCCCTCCTTGAGGCCATGCAGGAGAAACAGGTTACCATTGGCGATCAGACCTTTCAGCTTCCCGAGCTTTTTCTGGTTCTGGCCACCCAGAATCCCATAGAACAGGAAGGCACCTATCCCCTGCCGGAGGCCCAGATGGACCGCTTCATGCTGAAGACCATTGTCGGATATCCCTCAATGGCGGAAGAGAGGCGCATCCTCGATGAAGTGGAGCGGACGGACAGGACCGTCAAGGTCAGCCCGGTCATATCCCCCGAAGATATACTCGCAGCACGAAAGATTGTCGACACCATCTATATAGATGATAAGATAAAGGATTATATCATCTCACTGGTTTGCGCCACGCGGGATCCGCGCGCCTTCAAGCTCGATCTGCATGAATACATCGAAACCGGAGCGAGTCCCAGAGCCACCATTAACCTCAAGGCTGTTGCCAGGGCGCTTGCCTATCTGGCAGGACGCGGTTTCGTCACGCCGGATGACGTTAAATCCGCTGCCTGTGATGTTTTGCGGCATCGTATCCGGATCAGCTACGAAGCCGAGGCCGAAGATATCAGCAGCGAGGATATCATCCGCAAAATTCTCGATTCAATACCTGTCCCCTGA
- a CDS encoding VWA domain-containing protein yields the protein MNFAQPQWIAAGLLCCSAIYLLHLHLEKKRNLALQVFAAQTLLAGLTRNVSSNKRKIRLFLLLGTVFFCFMALARPQYGHHWIEVKRKGIDILFAIDTSASMLAEDIRPNRLERSKFAILDFVNRLEGDRVGLMPFAGSAYLMSPLTVDYHAFEQSLQAVDTTLIPDPGTNLAAAITQAESVLRNDANHKLLIIVTDGENLQGDAIAAASTAAERDLTIFTVGVGTPEGELIPLKKGDSPEFVKNDSGQFVVSRLDEQSLRDIAQKTDGLYAPLGNRGQGLQTIYNEKLILIPKEELAEKRHKVPVERFPWFLGIALLLLFVEYLMVSRRIEGLAFQLPRKLRGKTIMMLFLLPAAIFHSPSAIMASPGEQAFQEEDYLAAAEYYDNALADDPDNAALLYNYGTAAYKNNLHDEAITSFNRALQSDDLLLQQKAYYNRGNAQFKKGEESLQADPRKTIGHWQNALASYEASLQLQPDNKEAAANHDFVEKKLEELQQRQQEQNKEEKNQGEKDTDSENGNQNSSEQEPPPEQQDKEGENSGEIAAEPEEQERGGREETTEPEEQEDTEKKSQPESSKDGEKQRQGQEGKMSKEEARQLLEEMKNEDGTLNFIPKTDHKPSNTQGRNW from the coding sequence ATGAATTTTGCTCAACCTCAATGGATAGCTGCCGGGCTGCTCTGCTGCAGCGCCATCTATCTCCTTCATCTGCATCTGGAGAAAAAGCGCAACCTGGCCCTGCAGGTCTTTGCCGCCCAAACCCTGCTGGCCGGTCTGACCCGCAATGTCTCTTCGAACAAAAGAAAGATCAGGCTTTTTCTGCTCCTGGGCACTGTTTTTTTCTGTTTTATGGCACTGGCCCGTCCGCAGTACGGTCATCACTGGATAGAGGTGAAGCGCAAGGGTATCGATATTCTCTTTGCCATAGACACATCCGCCAGCATGCTCGCTGAAGATATACGTCCCAATAGACTGGAGCGTTCAAAATTTGCAATCCTCGACTTCGTCAACCGGCTCGAGGGCGACAGGGTCGGCCTGATGCCTTTTGCCGGCTCAGCCTACCTCATGTCCCCTTTAACGGTTGATTACCATGCCTTCGAACAATCGCTTCAGGCTGTCGACACCACGCTTATCCCCGATCCCGGAACCAATCTGGCCGCTGCCATCACGCAGGCGGAATCGGTACTGCGCAACGATGCCAACCATAAGCTCCTGATAATAGTCACCGATGGAGAAAATCTACAGGGGGATGCCATAGCGGCCGCCTCCACTGCCGCCGAAAGAGACCTGACCATTTTCACCGTCGGAGTCGGCACTCCCGAAGGAGAACTCATCCCTTTGAAAAAAGGCGACTCTCCGGAATTCGTCAAGAATGATTCCGGTCAGTTTGTCGTCTCCAGGCTGGATGAGCAATCTTTGCGGGACATCGCCCAAAAAACCGATGGCCTTTATGCGCCGCTGGGCAACAGGGGGCAGGGTCTTCAGACGATTTACAATGAGAAGCTTATTCTTATCCCCAAGGAAGAGCTTGCCGAGAAACGGCATAAGGTGCCGGTGGAACGATTCCCCTGGTTCCTGGGCATCGCCCTTCTCCTGTTATTTGTGGAATACCTGATGGTCAGCCGCCGGATAGAGGGGTTGGCCTTTCAACTCCCCAGAAAGCTGCGTGGCAAAACAATAATGATGCTATTCCTGCTGCCTGCAGCCATATTTCACTCTCCTTCCGCCATCATGGCATCGCCTGGAGAACAGGCTTTTCAGGAAGAAGACTATCTGGCTGCAGCCGAATATTATGACAACGCCCTTGCAGATGATCCCGACAATGCCGCCCTGCTCTACAATTACGGAACCGCTGCCTATAAGAACAATCTCCATGATGAAGCAATTACTTCCTTCAACAGGGCGCTTCAGAGTGACGATCTTCTTCTCCAGCAAAAAGCCTACTACAACCGGGGTAATGCCCAATTCAAAAAGGGTGAAGAGAGCCTGCAGGCTGATCCCCGCAAAACCATTGGACACTGGCAGAACGCTTTGGCATCATATGAGGCTTCCCTGCAGCTGCAGCCTGATAATAAGGAAGCGGCAGCCAATCACGATTTTGTAGAAAAAAAACTGGAAGAGCTGCAACAACGGCAGCAGGAGCAGAATAAGGAAGAAAAAAACCAGGGCGAAAAAGACACCGACAGCGAAAACGGTAATCAGAACAGCTCGGAACAAGAGCCCCCCCCGGAGCAACAGGATAAAGAAGGGGAAAACAGCGGCGAGATCGCTGCTGAACCGGAAGAGCAGGAAAGAGGAGGCCGGGAAGAGACGACTGAGCCGGAAGAGCAAGAAGACACGGAGAAAAAATCGCAGCCGGAGAGCTCGAAGGACGGAGAGAAACAGCGGCAGGGACAGGAAGGAAAAATGAGCAAGGAGGAAGCCCGGCAGTTGCTGGAGGAGATGAAAAATGAAGACGGCACCCTCAATTTTATCCCCAAAACGGATCATAAGCCATCCAACACCCAAGGGAGAAACTGGTAA
- a CDS encoding tetratricopeptide repeat protein: MIQLSRIGMLAGKLVGTLKNEIFRSRSRRGSKIYRRHIFYIPKINFTDTTKRLGEKAISHGGLLFIIMIMPLYTSGHCAETGQAPAQRFDEANQAYTERKYQQAITIYRSLIGEYGFSAELLHNLANSYAGAGQDGEAILHYLRGLRIAPGDDDLRGDLAMIRERNGLFSEQKSLGEKLLVRYDMNQWALLALCGYGVLTLLLMLSLRFRLRKGRSTLCLLLIGFIALAGLGAYRQHTLWNSGVITEEDIRLLTSPFDSAASLGSLEEGTLVHAGKQHGDYHYVQDERGRSGWIPTTSFEQINTSHITYSQDGVGR; the protein is encoded by the coding sequence ATGATCCAGCTCAGCCGAATTGGAATGCTTGCCGGCAAACTTGTGGGTACCCTGAAAAATGAGATTTTTCGCTCACGGTCGAGGCGTGGCAGCAAAATTTACCGGAGGCATATATTTTATATTCCGAAGATAAATTTTACTGACACAACGAAGAGATTGGGTGAAAAGGCCATTTCTCATGGTGGCCTGTTGTTTATCATTATGATAATGCCGCTCTACACCAGCGGCCATTGCGCTGAAACCGGGCAGGCCCCAGCCCAAAGGTTCGATGAGGCCAACCAGGCCTATACCGAGAGGAAGTATCAGCAGGCCATCACAATTTACAGAAGCTTGATCGGCGAATATGGCTTTTCCGCGGAACTCCTCCATAATCTGGCTAACAGTTATGCCGGCGCAGGGCAGGATGGAGAGGCGATTCTTCACTACCTGCGCGGGTTGAGAATCGCCCCGGGAGATGACGACCTGCGCGGAGATCTTGCCATGATACGAGAGAGGAACGGGCTGTTTTCGGAGCAAAAAAGTCTGGGAGAGAAGCTTCTCGTTCGCTATGACATGAACCAGTGGGCGTTGCTGGCGCTTTGCGGCTACGGTGTTCTCACCCTGCTTCTCATGTTATCCCTGCGCTTCCGTTTGAGAAAAGGGCGGTCGACTCTCTGCCTCCTGCTTATCGGTTTTATTGCTCTCGCCGGTCTGGGCGCCTATCGGCAGCACACCTTGTGGAATAGCGGAGTGATTACCGAAGAGGACATCAGGCTGCTGACATCCCCTTTTGATTCAGCCGCTTCTCTGGGCAGTCTGGAAGAGGGGACCCTGGTCCATGCCGGTAAGCAACATGGAGACTATCACTATGTACAGGACGAGAGAGGGCGATCAGGATGGATTCCCACTACCTCCTTTGAGCAGATCAATACCAGCCATATCACATATTCCCAAGATGGTGTTGGACGATAG
- a CDS encoding rubredoxin-like domain-containing protein, which produces MRKWKCAACGYVFSADEQPKNCPACGAGADMIAGEDDNEELKAKEKKGKQRQEAAADPGKDPAAQRKWRCTVCNYVHTGEEPPDVCPVCGADKSAFVEITEKETAGDNPPVTNKSAVNPEAPEEEKPFGIIGAIVTRHHFHPITVHIPNGVLPVALVFLLLAVFFQQRAMEQAAFFNLIFVLISLPVVYATGFIAWKRKYRGARTFIFKAKWACSAIIAVLMIILVFWRILDPQVVFSGGTAGWTYISLCAVVLAVAGFAGSLGGRLVFGKNVD; this is translated from the coding sequence ATGAGAAAATGGAAATGTGCTGCTTGTGGTTATGTGTTTTCTGCTGATGAACAACCTAAAAACTGTCCTGCCTGTGGAGCCGGAGCGGACATGATTGCAGGTGAAGACGATAATGAGGAGTTGAAGGCGAAGGAGAAAAAAGGAAAACAACGACAGGAGGCCGCAGCCGATCCGGGAAAAGATCCCGCTGCCCAGAGAAAATGGAGATGTACCGTATGTAATTATGTGCATACAGGCGAGGAGCCGCCTGATGTCTGCCCGGTCTGCGGCGCTGACAAAAGCGCTTTTGTGGAAATTACCGAAAAGGAGACGGCAGGCGACAATCCGCCGGTAACCAACAAATCTGCGGTAAACCCCGAGGCGCCTGAGGAGGAGAAACCTTTCGGGATTATCGGCGCCATCGTCACCCGTCACCATTTTCATCCTATCACTGTCCATATACCAAACGGAGTACTGCCGGTTGCCCTGGTATTTCTCCTTCTTGCCGTATTTTTTCAGCAAAGAGCCATGGAACAGGCGGCTTTTTTCAATCTGATCTTTGTTCTCATCAGTTTGCCGGTGGTTTATGCAACCGGGTTTATTGCCTGGAAGAGAAAGTATCGCGGGGCTAGAACATTTATCTTCAAGGCCAAATGGGCCTGCAGTGCCATTATAGCCGTACTCATGATCATATTGGTTTTCTGGAGGATTTTAGATCCGCAGGTTGTGTTTTCCGGAGGAACTGCGGGCTGGACGTACATTTCCCTGTGCGCTGTCGTACTTGCGGTGGCGGGATTTGCCGGAAGTCTTGGCGGACGACTGGTGTTTGGAAAAAATGTGGATTGA
- a CDS encoding DUF4381 family protein: MKVLARIFHHSLMMVICLPVSAISQNDLMLQHSNTPPAAAENQDLYDIYGPVLLPDPVNWPLYIAAAVAAAAVIALAVFFLKRRKKKKPETVVAPHQAALAELASARAYLERGQSLLYAQRISEILRGYIEKRFSIRSTRQTTSEFLLSIQTEQESKPALLLPFEKFLAHCLNQCDLAKYACKTTDREQMEEMEKSIRLFIEDTITEEK; this comes from the coding sequence ATGAAAGTGCTTGCTCGGATTTTTCACCACAGCTTGATGATGGTGATATGTCTTCCTGTCTCGGCGATCAGCCAAAACGATCTGATGCTGCAGCATTCCAACACACCTCCAGCCGCTGCCGAAAACCAGGACCTCTACGATATTTATGGACCTGTTTTGCTGCCGGACCCTGTCAACTGGCCGCTCTATATTGCCGCCGCTGTCGCTGCCGCCGCCGTCATTGCCCTTGCTGTTTTTTTCCTGAAACGACGAAAGAAAAAGAAGCCTGAGACAGTTGTTGCTCCACATCAGGCAGCCCTGGCCGAACTTGCTTCAGCCCGCGCCTATCTTGAGAGGGGTCAGTCGCTGCTCTATGCACAGAGGATCTCGGAAATATTGCGAGGCTATATCGAGAAAAGATTCTCCATTCGTTCCACCCGGCAGACGACCTCCGAATTTCTCTTATCGATTCAAACTGAACAGGAGAGTAAGCCCGCTTTGTTACTGCCTTTTGAGAAGTTTCTGGCCCATTGTCTCAACCAATGTGATCTGGCCAAATATGCCTGCAAAACGACAGACAGGGAACAGATGGAAGAGATGGAGAAGAGTATCCGGCTTTTCATCGAGGATACCATCACGGAGGAGAAATGA
- a CDS encoding BatD family protein, which produces MSRFFDMSRLGIVFLGFLIPFFLSGPNPVLARNTPDLTVALNTLAFSIDSPAYLSITVTGASSADIDLPEVENLIFQRREQRSSTQVINSSITSSITYIYVIQALRTGTFTIPSFKVKTGNEILLSEPLTFEVKSGSSLNEPNPVSTEKENDSSKNVFVIVEGLPEKAYVGEILPVQIKAYFRQGIRAEIQRIPEINGEGFMLNPSSGEAEQKVEAHNGRTYSVITWRSSLSPIKEGQYDFQVNLDSTLLVPQKNSRSPFFGNDPLADDFFGDLFGSIKREEVHLLSPKHPMVILPLPQQGRPESFSGAVGRFEFDLKAAPDTIGIGDPVTLTMTISGKGNFDRVSAPQFPAGSEWKTYSPTVRFENDGSSYQGKKIFEQAIVAERAEIKAIPALSFSFFDPEKQTYVTKTTAALPLTIKVDPAHASAPALSPAELATSPPQQSESPPAVQLRLETGTFVTEIIPVYQRSWFIAILILCTLLLLSILTVTLLRNHRAGNSELLLQKRQRKHLSAELQALMQDIEAGDEAAFVLRCRRIIQAQLALPWKMAPAAITLHDLQSRLPADSPLILLFAATEEHAYGGLHLSTEEMKKYFTVVEKELGEVIS; this is translated from the coding sequence ATGAGCAGATTTTTTGATATGTCTCGGCTCGGGATAGTTTTTCTTGGGTTTTTAATTCCATTTTTTCTGTCAGGACCCAATCCCGTTCTGGCCCGGAATACACCTGATCTTACTGTTGCCCTTAATACATTGGCCTTCTCAATCGATTCGCCAGCCTATCTTTCAATTACCGTCACCGGCGCATCTTCGGCCGATATTGATCTGCCGGAGGTTGAAAACCTGATTTTTCAGAGAAGGGAGCAGCGCTCCAGCACTCAGGTGATAAATAGTTCCATAACCTCTTCAATCACCTATATTTACGTAATACAGGCCCTGCGAACGGGAACTTTCACCATCCCTTCCTTTAAAGTGAAGACCGGAAATGAAATACTTTTGTCGGAACCGCTCACCTTTGAAGTAAAATCAGGAAGCTCTTTAAATGAACCGAATCCAGTCAGCACTGAGAAGGAAAATGATTCCAGCAAAAATGTCTTTGTCATTGTCGAAGGTTTGCCGGAGAAGGCTTATGTCGGGGAAATTCTGCCGGTTCAGATCAAAGCGTATTTTCGTCAGGGCATACGCGCTGAAATCCAGAGAATACCGGAGATCAACGGCGAGGGTTTCATGCTCAACCCGTCCTCGGGCGAAGCTGAACAGAAAGTCGAAGCCCATAACGGCAGAACTTACTCCGTCATTACCTGGCGGTCGTCCCTTTCGCCGATCAAGGAGGGCCAATATGATTTCCAGGTAAATCTCGATTCCACTCTGCTGGTGCCGCAAAAAAACAGCAGGTCGCCTTTTTTCGGCAACGACCCTTTAGCTGATGATTTTTTTGGCGATCTTTTCGGCAGCATAAAAAGAGAGGAGGTTCATCTGCTCAGTCCGAAGCACCCCATGGTCATCCTGCCTCTGCCACAACAGGGCAGACCTGAAAGTTTCAGCGGCGCGGTGGGCAGATTCGAATTTGACCTGAAGGCCGCTCCCGATACTATCGGAATTGGGGATCCTGTGACCCTTACTATGACGATTTCGGGAAAAGGCAATTTCGACAGGGTTTCCGCTCCGCAATTTCCGGCAGGCAGTGAGTGGAAAACCTATTCTCCTACCGTACGCTTTGAAAATGACGGCAGCAGCTATCAGGGCAAAAAGATCTTCGAACAGGCAATTGTTGCCGAACGTGCTGAAATAAAAGCTATCCCAGCACTGAGCTTCAGTTTTTTCGATCCTGAAAAACAAACATATGTAACCAAAACGACGGCTGCGCTGCCGCTTACCATAAAAGTAGACCCTGCCCATGCATCCGCCCCGGCCTTGTCTCCAGCGGAGCTGGCGACAAGCCCGCCACAGCAGAGCGAAAGTCCACCGGCTGTGCAGCTACGCCTGGAAACCGGGACATTCGTCACGGAAATCATTCCTGTTTATCAGCGCAGCTGGTTTATTGCCATCCTGATCCTCTGCACACTTTTACTGCTTTCGATATTGACAGTGACCCTACTGAGAAATCACCGCGCCGGCAACAGTGAACTGCTGCTCCAAAAGCGTCAGCGGAAACATCTTTCTGCGGAACTGCAGGCTCTGATGCAGGACATTGAAGCCGGCGATGAAGCTGCTTTTGTACTCCGCTGCCGACGCATCATTCAAGCGCAGCTGGCGCTGCCATGGAAAATGGCGCCTGCCGCCATAACCCTGCATGATTTGCAGAGCAGGCTGCCTGCGGATTCGCCGCTTATTCTTCTCTTTGCGGCGACGGAAGAACATGCCTACGGTGGGCTGCACCTCTCAACCGAGGAAATGAAAAAATATTTTACAGTTGTGGAAAAGGAACTGGGGGAGGTGATCTCATGA
- a CDS encoding vWA domain-containing protein, whose product MMRFVYPQLLWLLALLPLLLILKGKRGAAPALLFSSTTVARTLALGRKMNAGNVALTFKLLAMAFLIAALARPQQGNTTTEIHASGIDILLAVDVSGSMEAMDFTLRGRSVNRLDAVKDVVAKFIEDRPNDRIGLVAFAGKPYLVSPLTLDHDWLLKRLDSLHIGMIEDGTAIGSAIGTSVNRLRDQEATSRIVILLTDGVNTSGRVPPLIAAEAAQAMQIKVYTIGAGTRGLAPYPVMQGGKRRLVKAQVDIDEETLRKVADKTGALYFRATDTNSLEEIYAEINSMETTIRTIKKFENYRELFPYLLAAVFVLLATSFAVDRNRLP is encoded by the coding sequence ATGATGCGATTTGTCTATCCCCAGCTTCTCTGGCTGCTCGCTCTTTTACCGCTGCTGCTGATTCTCAAGGGTAAAAGAGGCGCCGCCCCGGCGCTATTGTTTTCCTCGACCACCGTGGCGAGAACCCTTGCCCTGGGCCGTAAAATGAATGCCGGGAATGTAGCCCTGACCTTCAAATTACTTGCCATGGCCTTTTTAATTGCGGCCCTCGCCAGGCCGCAGCAGGGCAATACAACCACGGAAATTCACGCCAGTGGAATAGATATTCTTCTTGCCGTCGATGTTTCAGGATCCATGGAAGCCATGGATTTTACCCTGCGGGGCCGCTCGGTAAACCGGCTCGATGCGGTGAAGGATGTTGTGGCGAAATTCATTGAAGACCGCCCAAATGACCGCATCGGCCTGGTGGCTTTCGCCGGTAAACCCTATCTGGTCAGCCCGCTCACTCTCGACCATGACTGGCTGCTCAAACGACTCGATTCCCTGCATATAGGTATGATCGAGGACGGCACCGCCATCGGTTCGGCCATCGGTACATCGGTGAACAGGCTGCGGGATCAGGAAGCTACATCCCGCATTGTCATTCTGCTCACCGACGGCGTCAACACCAGCGGCAGGGTGCCGCCGCTGATCGCCGCCGAAGCGGCGCAGGCCATGCAGATAAAGGTATATACCATCGGCGCCGGAACCCGCGGCCTGGCCCCCTACCCGGTCATGCAGGGAGGCAAACGGCGTCTGGTCAAAGCCCAGGTTGATATAGACGAGGAGACCCTGCGCAAAGTTGCCGACAAGACAGGGGCACTCTATTTTCGCGCAACCGATACAAACTCGCTTGAAGAAATATATGCCGAGATCAATTCCATGGAGACAACCATCCGAACCATAAAAAAATTTGAAAATTATCGGGAGCTCTTTCCCTATTTGCTGGCGGCGGTCTTTGTCCTTCTGGCCACATCCTTCGCTGTCGACCGTAACCGTCTGCCTTAG